A section of the Flavobacterium ardleyense genome encodes:
- a CDS encoding bactofilin family protein has translation MFEKSPKSSTELLGKTNRIVEGTVIRGNIISQTDFRMDGELIGNFESNAKIVIGPAGVIIGDLICKNADIEGKFEGRIQVAELLSVKSNAKINGEVSTSKLSVEPGAEFTASCTMTNTIKNLPAHEGRLQLTQEKR, from the coding sequence ATGTTTGAAAAAAGCCCTAAGTCCTCAACCGAGCTCTTAGGCAAAACGAACAGAATTGTAGAAGGAACAGTTATCCGAGGTAATATCATCTCGCAAACCGATTTCAGAATGGATGGTGAACTAATCGGAAATTTTGAATCGAACGCAAAAATTGTAATAGGGCCTGCAGGCGTTATTATTGGGGATCTAATTTGCAAAAATGCAGATATTGAAGGAAAATTTGAAGGAAGAATTCAGGTTGCCGAACTTCTTAGTGTCAAGTCCAATGCCAAAATTAATGGAGAAGTTAGTACTTCCAAACTTTCGGTAGAGCCAGGAGCCGAATTTACTGCCTCTTGTACAATGACCAATACCATCAAAAACCTACCAGCTCATGAAGGAAGACTCCAGCTCACCCAAGAAAAAAGATAG
- the atpE gene encoding ATP synthase F0 subunit C: protein MVLAGIGAGLAVIGAGLGIGKIGGSAMDAIARQPEAAAKIQTAMIIAAALIEGVALFAVVVALITNA from the coding sequence ATGGTATTAGCTGGAATCGGAGCTGGATTAGCTGTAATCGGAGCAGGACTTGGAATTGGAAAAATCGGTGGTTCAGCAATGGATGCTATTGCACGTCAGCCAGAAGCTGCTGCAAAAATTCAAACTGCTATGATTATCGCTGCTGCACTTATTGAAGGTGTTGCACTTTTCGCAGTAGTTGTTGCGTTAATTACAAACGCATAA
- a CDS encoding AtpZ/AtpI family protein → MMNIPFQMGIIIFIFTYIGVRLDERYGMTNSIFTICLSLFSVFIALYNVIRQVKNLNK, encoded by the coding sequence ATGATGAATATTCCTTTTCAAATGGGAATAATCATCTTTATATTTACCTACATCGGCGTGCGTCTAGATGAGCGTTACGGAATGACAAATTCGATCTTTACCATCTGCCTGTCCCTTTTCTCTGTTTTTATCGCACTTTATAATGTGATAAGGCAGGTAAAAAATCTAAATAAATAA
- the atpH gene encoding ATP synthase F1 subunit delta has protein sequence MAGTRAAIRYAKAILDQANGLNATDMVQEDMKLIASTVASNQELELFISNPILNVEAKNDALSEIFVSTHAVTKSLFRLLLENKRFELLHDIAVEFSKLYDESKGIQHAEVTTAFTMDQALEEKVMAKIRTFSDKKIIIKNIVDPAIIGGFIIRIGDQQYNASIANSLHTLKRELSN, from the coding sequence ATGGCAGGCACAAGAGCAGCAATTCGCTACGCAAAAGCAATCCTAGATCAGGCAAATGGTCTTAATGCAACTGATATGGTGCAGGAAGACATGAAGCTGATTGCTTCTACTGTAGCTTCAAACCAAGAGTTAGAGCTATTTATTAGCAATCCGATTCTTAATGTTGAGGCAAAAAACGATGCGTTATCAGAAATATTTGTCAGTACACATGCAGTAACAAAAAGTCTTTTCCGTTTATTATTAGAAAATAAACGTTTTGAACTTTTGCACGATATTGCAGTTGAGTTTAGCAAATTGTATGACGAGTCAAAAGGCATTCAGCATGCAGAAGTAACGACAGCTTTTACAATGGATCAAGCATTGGAAGAAAAAGTAATGGCAAAGATCAGAACTTTCTCAGACAAAAAAATTATTATAAAAAATATAGTAGACCCAGCGATTATTGGTGGTTTTATTATCAGAATCGGTGATCAGCAGTATAATGCTTCGATAGCAAACAGCTTACACACACTGAAACGCGAACTAAGCAATTAG
- a CDS encoding F0F1 ATP synthase subunit B: protein MNFTSPESLIFWTTIIFILFFILLSKFAWKPILGAVKGREDSINKALASADAARLEMQSLNEENQRILQEARVERDAMLKEAREIKEKMIADSKLEAQVQGAKMIEQAKMAIENEKNAAMAEIKTQVSSLSLDIAEKLLKAELSNKDSQTQLVEKMLDDVKLN from the coding sequence ATGAATTTTACATCACCAGAAAGTTTAATATTTTGGACAACGATTATCTTTATCTTGTTCTTTATTCTTTTATCTAAATTTGCATGGAAACCAATTTTGGGAGCTGTCAAAGGACGTGAGGATTCTATCAACAAAGCACTAGCTTCTGCTGATGCTGCAAGATTAGAAATGCAAAGTCTTAACGAAGAAAACCAAAGAATTTTGCAAGAAGCAAGAGTAGAGCGTGACGCTATGCTAAAAGAAGCTCGTGAAATTAAAGAAAAAATGATTGCAGATTCTAAACTTGAAGCACAAGTTCAGGGCGCAAAAATGATTGAGCAAGCAAAAATGGCAATCGAAAATGAGAAGAATGCAGCTATGGCTGAAATCAAAACTCAAGTTTCTTCTTTGTCACTAGACATCGCAGAAAAATTATTGAAAGCTGAACTTTCTAACAAAGATTCTCAAACCCAATTGGTGGAGAAAATGTTAGATGACGTAAAACTAAACTAA
- a CDS encoding ABC transporter ATP-binding protein, translated as MIEAINISKTYNGVTVLNIENLVIKTGESIGLAGNNGAGKTTFFSLLLDLIAPTTGQLTNNGIDVSTSEAWKPFTTAFIDETFLIGYLTAEEYFYFIGDLRSQTKLQIDEFLAAFAEFFNDEILNKRKYLRDLSKGNQKKVGIIAALIGNPKVVILDEPFANLDPTTVSRLKKILREIASDSSRTLLVSSHDLQHTVEVCDRIVVLEKGTIVKDTLTTAETLTELETFFAV; from the coding sequence ATGATCGAAGCAATAAATATATCAAAAACCTACAACGGTGTAACCGTTTTAAACATCGAAAATCTAGTTATAAAAACTGGAGAGAGCATTGGTTTAGCTGGCAATAATGGTGCAGGAAAAACTACTTTCTTCAGTTTGCTGCTGGATTTAATCGCGCCAACTACAGGACAGCTTACAAATAATGGTATTGACGTAAGTACTAGCGAAGCCTGGAAACCATTTACCACCGCATTTATTGATGAGACATTCTTAATTGGCTATCTCACCGCCGAAGAATATTTTTATTTTATTGGAGATTTAAGAAGTCAGACCAAATTACAAATAGATGAATTTCTTGCTGCATTTGCTGAATTTTTTAATGACGAAATCTTAAACAAGCGAAAATATCTCCGTGATTTGTCCAAAGGAAATCAGAAGAAGGTCGGGATTATCGCAGCTTTAATTGGAAATCCGAAAGTTGTTATCTTAGATGAGCCTTTCGCGAATTTAGATCCAACAACTGTAAGCAGACTAAAGAAAATTTTGCGAGAAATTGCTTCCGATTCGAGTCGCACATTATTGGTTTCAAGCCACGACTTGCAGCACACCGTTGAGGTTTGCGACCGAATTGTAGTGCTCGAAAAAGGGACGATTGTAAAAGACACACTCACTACTGCTGAAACATTAACAGAATTGGAAACATTTTTTGCAGTGTAG
- the atpA gene encoding F0F1 ATP synthase subunit alpha: MAEIKPAEISAILKKQLSGFESGATLEEVGSVLQVGDGIARVYGLSNVQYGELVEFDNGMEGIVLNLEEDNVGVVLLGPSTGIKEGSTAKRTQRIASLKVGEQMVGRVVNTLGFPIDGKGPIGGELFEMPLERKAPGVIYRQPVTEPLQTGIKAVDAMIPVGRGQRELVIGDRQTGKSTVCIDTILNQKEFFDAGKPVFCIYVAIGQKASTVAGIAKMLEEKGAMQYTVIVAANASDPAAMQVYAPMAGASIGEYFRDSGRPALIVYDDLSKQAVAYREVSLLLRRPPGREAYPGDVFYLHSRLLERACKVINNDEIARTMNDLPDSIKGIVKGGGSLTALPIIETQAGDVSAYIPTNVISITDGQIFLDGDLFNSGVRPAINVGISVSRVGGNAQIKSMKKVSGTLKLDQAQFRELEAFAKFGSDLDAVTLNVIEKGRRNVEILKQGLNDPYTVEDQVAIIYAGSKNLLRNVPVAKVKEFEKDFLEFLNAKHRPTLDALKAGKLTDEITDVIEKVAKELSAKYN; encoded by the coding sequence ATGGCGGAAATTAAGCCTGCTGAGATATCAGCAATATTAAAGAAACAGTTGTCTGGTTTTGAATCGGGAGCTACGCTGGAAGAAGTGGGATCTGTACTACAAGTAGGTGATGGTATCGCACGTGTTTACGGTTTGTCTAATGTACAATATGGAGAATTGGTAGAATTTGATAACGGTATGGAAGGTATCGTATTGAATCTTGAAGAGGATAACGTAGGTGTTGTACTTTTAGGACCATCAACTGGTATCAAAGAAGGTTCAACTGCCAAAAGAACACAACGCATCGCTTCACTTAAAGTAGGTGAGCAAATGGTAGGACGTGTAGTAAACACACTTGGTTTTCCTATAGATGGAAAAGGACCAATTGGTGGAGAATTATTCGAAATGCCTCTTGAAAGAAAAGCACCAGGAGTTATTTACCGTCAGCCGGTAACTGAACCTTTGCAAACAGGTATTAAGGCAGTAGATGCAATGATTCCTGTAGGTCGTGGACAACGTGAGCTAGTAATTGGTGACCGTCAGACTGGAAAATCAACAGTTTGTATTGACACGATTCTTAACCAAAAAGAATTTTTTGATGCAGGAAAACCTGTATTCTGTATATATGTTGCAATTGGGCAAAAAGCTTCAACTGTAGCAGGAATCGCAAAAATGCTAGAAGAAAAAGGTGCAATGCAGTACACAGTAATTGTGGCAGCAAACGCTTCAGATCCAGCAGCAATGCAAGTTTATGCTCCAATGGCAGGTGCTTCTATCGGAGAATACTTTAGAGATTCTGGTCGTCCAGCTCTTATTGTTTATGACGATTTATCTAAGCAAGCAGTTGCTTACCGTGAAGTTTCTCTTTTGTTAAGAAGACCACCGGGACGTGAGGCATATCCTGGAGACGTTTTCTACCTACACTCTCGTTTATTAGAGCGTGCTTGTAAGGTAATTAACAATGACGAAATTGCAAGAACAATGAATGACCTTCCAGATTCTATCAAAGGAATTGTAAAAGGTGGTGGTTCACTTACAGCTTTGCCAATTATTGAAACACAAGCAGGTGACGTTTCGGCGTATATTCCAACCAACGTAATTTCGATTACAGATGGTCAGATATTCCTTGACGGTGACTTGTTTAACTCTGGTGTACGTCCAGCGATCAACGTAGGTATTTCGGTATCTCGTGTTGGTGGTAACGCACAGATTAAATCAATGAAAAAAGTATCAGGAACATTAAAACTTGACCAAGCGCAATTCCGTGAATTGGAAGCGTTTGCAAAGTTTGGTTCTGACCTTGATGCAGTAACATTAAACGTTATCGAAAAAGGTAGAAGAAACGTTGAGATCCTAAAACAAGGATTAAACGATCCTTATACAGTAGAAGATCAAGTAGCTATTATCTACGCAGGTTCAAAAAACCTACTTAGAAATGTGCCAGTTGCAAAAGTAAAAGAATTTGAAAAAGACTTCTTAGAATTTTTAAATGCGAAGCACAGACCAACTCTTGATGCACTAAAAGCTGGTAAGCTTACAGACGAAATTACAGACGTAATCGAGAAGGTAGCAAAAGAGCTTTCTGCAAAATATAACTAA
- the porW gene encoding type IX secretion system periplasmic lipoprotein PorW/SprE — MKTTIYKIGIFTGLSVFMIACSVKKDSFISRNSHAVSTEFNILYNGDLALQAGINDLKTNYNDDFWDVLPIERMQITAETLLPGQKRNSNFERSETKAIKAIQKHSMNIGGTEKNPQIDEAHLMLGKARYYDQRFIPALEAFNYILYKYPSSDKIYEAKVWREKTNIRLENDELAIFNLKRLLKDIKFKDQIVADANAILAQAYLNLEIKDTAIAHIKVAQEFTKEKEEKARYNFILGQLYEQLGHQDSAYAAFQSVIDMKRSSPRRYIIQAHARQAAQFDATKGDTVAFMKKYTKLLEDRENRPFLDVLNHQVALFYEKNKLPENAKKYYNASLKRRTSDKYLVASNYRNMADIYFDDARYSNAFNYYDSTLVQLNPRTREFNAIKKKKDNLVDVIKYEGIANVNDSILSLVAMSESARTVYFEDYIAKLKIADDLRKKQEEKMAAQQGSVSMNSDDAVSATSAAAQRSSRMKSKETSMDMVAAIDANTGISPPKSTPVTAFYFYNPTTVAFGKNEFRKLWGNRKYAENWKFSSSKFSGMSDDDIADSDMLDEEGNKVDKDFVDPKYTVPFYTSQIPTDLEEIATLVKDRNFAYYNLGVIYKDKFKEYKLASDKLESLLEKNPEERLVLPSMYYLYKIYEITDSPKMAGMKQRIMSEYPESRYAQILSNVNPDDIAAMSPEAAYNKLYAKYQAGQYKQVLPELNSAIDQYTGEEIVAKFELLKAHSIGKIKGLTAYKPALNFVALTYPNSDEGKEAEAILRGDYLRLEKMSYNANPDNSWRILYAVKDSTDVNTKKLQAKIAKFLKDRPISNIKGSFDMFTETDNFVVIYGFKSYAAAEGMSSVLAEFKEYKVTEKPIIISAHNYQVLQMKKDLPEFLSTELKVMPVEAPTDIAPVATPKAKLPPGTVGLQNQNDLKNGGKPIKPGTAPQVQNPGKPATPSSAPQGQNPQKDKKNNR; from the coding sequence TTGAAAACCACGATATATAAGATTGGCATATTTACTGGCTTGTCAGTTTTTATGATTGCTTGCTCAGTCAAAAAAGACAGCTTCATTTCCAGAAATTCTCACGCTGTGAGTACAGAATTTAATATTTTGTACAACGGCGATTTGGCATTACAGGCTGGAATTAATGACCTGAAAACCAATTATAACGACGACTTTTGGGATGTACTTCCAATAGAGCGTATGCAAATTACCGCCGAAACTTTGCTGCCGGGCCAGAAGAGAAATTCAAATTTCGAGCGTTCAGAAACCAAAGCTATCAAGGCAATTCAGAAGCATTCGATGAATATTGGCGGAACCGAAAAAAATCCGCAGATAGATGAGGCGCACTTGATGCTTGGAAAAGCAAGATATTATGATCAGCGATTTATTCCTGCTCTGGAAGCTTTCAATTATATATTGTACAAATATCCAAGCAGCGACAAAATTTATGAAGCCAAAGTTTGGAGGGAGAAAACCAATATCCGATTAGAAAATGACGAGTTGGCAATTTTTAATTTAAAGCGACTGCTAAAAGATATTAAATTTAAAGATCAAATAGTTGCTGATGCCAATGCTATTTTGGCGCAAGCCTACTTAAATTTAGAAATAAAAGACACCGCTATTGCACATATTAAAGTAGCACAAGAATTTACAAAAGAAAAAGAAGAAAAGGCACGATACAATTTTATTTTAGGACAATTGTACGAGCAATTAGGTCACCAAGATAGTGCTTATGCGGCATTTCAATCGGTTATAGATATGAAACGCTCGTCTCCTAGACGCTATATAATTCAGGCGCATGCGAGACAAGCTGCACAATTTGATGCTACAAAAGGCGATACAGTTGCCTTTATGAAAAAGTATACAAAGTTGCTTGAAGATCGTGAAAACCGTCCTTTCTTAGATGTGTTAAATCACCAAGTGGCATTATTTTACGAGAAAAATAAACTTCCAGAAAATGCCAAGAAATACTACAATGCTTCATTAAAAAGAAGAACTTCTGACAAATACCTTGTAGCGTCAAACTACCGAAATATGGCCGATATCTATTTTGATGATGCCAGATATAGTAATGCTTTTAATTACTACGATAGCACACTTGTACAACTTAATCCGCGAACAAGAGAATTTAATGCCATCAAAAAAAAGAAGGACAATCTAGTTGATGTTATCAAATATGAAGGCATCGCCAACGTAAATGATAGCATTCTCTCGCTAGTTGCAATGAGTGAAAGTGCGCGTACTGTATATTTTGAAGATTATATTGCCAAATTAAAGATTGCAGACGATTTAAGAAAAAAACAAGAAGAGAAGATGGCTGCTCAACAGGGTTCGGTATCTATGAATTCTGACGATGCTGTTTCTGCAACTTCTGCCGCTGCACAACGGTCTTCGAGAATGAAATCCAAAGAAACATCAATGGATATGGTAGCTGCCATCGATGCAAATACTGGAATTTCGCCACCGAAATCGACTCCGGTCACCGCATTTTACTTTTACAATCCTACGACAGTCGCTTTTGGTAAGAATGAGTTTAGAAAATTGTGGGGAAACAGAAAATACGCAGAAAATTGGAAGTTTTCATCATCGAAGTTTAGTGGTATGAGCGACGATGATATTGCAGATTCTGATATGCTAGACGAAGAAGGAAATAAGGTAGACAAGGATTTTGTAGATCCAAAATATACCGTTCCTTTTTACACATCTCAAATTCCGACAGATTTGGAGGAAATTGCGACTTTGGTAAAAGATAGAAATTTTGCTTACTACAATTTGGGGGTGATTTATAAAGATAAATTTAAAGAATATAAATTGGCTTCGGATAAATTAGAAAGTCTTTTGGAAAAGAATCCTGAAGAACGATTAGTCTTGCCGTCGATGTATTATTTGTATAAAATATATGAAATTACGGACTCTCCAAAAATGGCAGGGATGAAGCAACGTATAATGAGTGAGTATCCAGAATCTCGTTATGCACAAATATTATCCAACGTAAATCCTGATGATATTGCAGCAATGTCTCCAGAGGCAGCATACAATAAACTATACGCAAAATATCAAGCTGGACAATACAAACAAGTTTTACCAGAATTAAATAGTGCAATTGACCAATATACTGGTGAAGAAATCGTAGCAAAGTTTGAATTGCTAAAAGCACATTCTATAGGAAAAATTAAAGGCTTGACTGCTTATAAACCAGCGCTTAATTTTGTGGCTCTTACTTATCCAAACTCTGACGAAGGGAAAGAAGCAGAAGCAATTTTGCGAGGAGATTATCTACGATTAGAGAAAATGAGTTACAATGCAAATCCAGATAATAGCTGGAGAATTTTGTACGCTGTAAAAGATTCTACTGACGTTAATACGAAAAAACTACAGGCAAAAATTGCAAAGTTTTTAAAGGATCGACCAATCAGTAATATCAAGGGCTCTTTTGATATGTTTACAGAAACTGACAACTTTGTGGTTATTTATGGCTTTAAGTCGTATGCTGCTGCCGAAGGAATGTCTAGTGTTTTGGCTGAATTTAAAGAGTACAAAGTAACCGAGAAGCCAATTATAATTTCTGCTCACAATTATCAAGTGTTGCAGATGAAGAAAGATTTGCCTGAATTTTTAAGTACTGAATTAAAGGTAATGCCAGTTGAAGCTCCAACAGATATTGCTCCAGTGGCAACTCCAAAAGCAAAACTTCCTCCTGGAACAGTTGGACTGCAAAATCAAAATGATTTAAAAAACGGAGGCAAACCTATTAAGCCAGGCACTGCACCTCAAGTTCAAAATCCTGGAAAACCAGCTACACCAAGTAGTGCTCCACAAGGTCAAAATCCTCAAAAAGACAAAAAAAATAACAGATAA
- a CDS encoding phospholipase D-like domain-containing protein — MLKDVNWSEDRDYKTGSEDEPLQFYLDGLTNSTEFHLLLGYFSSSAINLLSAGFATFISKGGKMRMVINHLLSSKDKEAIHKVEESDINELKVFDLTDSSILHRYLDEYDTHFFECLTYLISQKRIEIKVIKPKNGKGIAHYKSGVFSDGEDNVGYKASCNFTLYGLSENLEQLEAFLSWEDGRSNKLIKK; from the coding sequence ATGTTGAAAGATGTTAATTGGTCAGAAGACAGAGATTATAAAACAGGGAGTGAAGATGAACCATTACAATTCTATTTAGATGGATTGACTAATAGTACTGAATTTCATTTATTGTTAGGTTATTTCAGTTCATCTGCGATCAACTTGCTATCAGCTGGTTTTGCTACTTTCATAAGCAAAGGTGGAAAAATGAGAATGGTAATCAATCATTTGCTTTCCTCAAAAGACAAAGAAGCAATCCATAAAGTAGAAGAAAGTGATATTAACGAATTGAAGGTATTTGATTTGACAGATTCAAGTATTTTACATCGCTATTTAGATGAATATGATACACACTTTTTTGAATGTTTAACTTATTTGATATCGCAAAAAAGAATAGAAATTAAAGTTATCAAGCCAAAAAATGGAAAAGGAATTGCTCACTACAAATCTGGAGTTTTTAGTGATGGCGAAGATAATGTTGGCTATAAGGCGTCTTGTAACTTTACGCTATATGGTTTATCTGAAAATTTAGAGCAGCTTGAAGCATTTCTAAGCTGGGAAGATGGAAGGTCTAATAAGTTGATTAAAAAATAA
- the atpB gene encoding F0F1 ATP synthase subunit A: MVFSIKPLQLVFLAFLACCPLVGFANNQTDIQSPTTEIQVVEQSEATTLEKVKEKFNPTDLINGHIGDSHEFHIMDWGGHPISFYLPVILWTDNGLVTFSSEQFHHDNSGEHVVNQGGQEFVRNNEIIFYKDKYDALTAKEKTEGAFNFDARPLNFSITKLVFSMFMSSIILLIIFLAVAKSYNKNKLAPKGIAGFLEPLIVFVRDDIARPNIGEKKYAKYMPYLLTVFFFIWINNLIGLIPFFPFSANLTGNIYFTFVMAFITLLITTFSGNKSYWGHIFNTPGVPFWLAPIMIPVELIGMLTKPFALMIRLFANITAGHIIILSLFSLIFIFETVAVSPISGAFVLFMSVLEMLVAALQAYVFTLLSALFIGQAVEEHDHH; encoded by the coding sequence ATGGTATTTTCAATTAAACCTTTGCAGTTAGTTTTCTTAGCATTTTTAGCTTGTTGCCCACTTGTTGGTTTTGCCAACAATCAAACTGATATTCAGTCACCTACGACAGAAATTCAAGTTGTTGAGCAATCAGAAGCCACTACACTTGAAAAAGTGAAGGAAAAGTTTAACCCAACAGATTTAATCAACGGTCACATTGGAGATTCGCACGAATTTCACATTATGGACTGGGGCGGACACCCAATTTCTTTTTATCTTCCAGTTATTTTATGGACAGATAATGGGCTTGTAACGTTTTCTTCTGAGCAATTTCACCACGATAATAGCGGAGAGCATGTAGTTAACCAAGGAGGACAAGAATTTGTTCGAAATAACGAAATAATTTTCTACAAGGATAAATATGATGCTTTAACAGCAAAAGAGAAAACAGAAGGAGCCTTTAATTTTGATGCAAGACCATTAAACTTCTCAATTACGAAGTTGGTGTTTTCGATGTTTATGTCTTCAATTATACTTTTAATTATATTTTTAGCTGTTGCTAAATCATACAATAAAAACAAATTAGCGCCTAAAGGAATTGCTGGTTTTCTTGAGCCATTAATCGTTTTTGTACGTGATGATATCGCCAGACCAAACATCGGAGAGAAAAAATACGCGAAGTATATGCCGTACTTATTAACGGTTTTCTTCTTTATCTGGATTAACAACCTTATAGGTTTAATTCCTTTCTTCCCATTTAGCGCGAATCTAACTGGTAATATCTACTTCACCTTTGTGATGGCGTTTATTACATTACTTATTACAACTTTTAGTGGAAACAAATCATACTGGGGTCACATCTTTAATACACCGGGAGTTCCATTTTGGTTAGCACCAATTATGATTCCTGTAGAGCTTATTGGAATGTTGACAAAACCTTTCGCTTTAATGATACGTTTGTTCGCAAATATTACTGCGGGTCACATTATCATTTTAAGTTTGTTTTCTCTAATTTTTATTTTCGAAACTGTTGCAGTTTCACCTATTTCTGGAGCTTTCGTATTGTTTATGTCAGTATTAGAAATGTTAGTAGCAGCATTGCAAGCGTATGTATTTACACTGCTTTCTGCATTGTTTATTGGTCAGGCTGTAGAAGAGCATGATCATCACTAA
- the atpG gene encoding ATP synthase F1 subunit gamma, translating to MANLKEIRNRITSVSSTMQITSAMKMVSAAKLKRAQDAITAMRPYAQKLTELLQSLSATLEEGAGGDFTTQREVQNVLVVAITSNRGLSGAFNSNVVKETRRMLDTKYAGKKVDFITIGKKGHDVISKNNLVITNHNAVFDALNFENVAVIADELMLIFKEGRYDKIELVYNQFKNAATQIIQVEQFLPLQPIASDVVVPSVDYIFEPSKEEIVLTLIPKMLKMQLYKALRDSFAAEHGARMTAMHKATDNATELRDQLKLTYNKARQAAITNEILEIVGGAEALKN from the coding sequence ATGGCCAATTTAAAGGAAATCCGTAACAGAATTACTTCCGTTTCGTCAACGATGCAGATTACCTCTGCGATGAAAATGGTGTCTGCAGCGAAATTAAAAAGAGCGCAAGATGCAATTACTGCAATGCGTCCTTATGCCCAAAAACTGACAGAATTATTGCAAAGTTTAAGTGCTACTCTTGAAGAAGGAGCAGGCGGAGACTTTACAACGCAGCGTGAAGTGCAAAATGTTCTTGTTGTAGCCATTACTTCAAATAGAGGTTTAAGTGGTGCCTTTAATTCGAATGTGGTAAAAGAAACTCGAAGAATGCTTGATACAAAGTATGCGGGCAAGAAAGTGGATTTTATTACTATTGGTAAAAAAGGACATGATGTAATCAGCAAAAACAATTTGGTAATTACCAATCACAATGCCGTTTTTGATGCCTTAAATTTTGAAAATGTAGCTGTAATTGCCGACGAGCTGATGTTGATTTTCAAAGAAGGTCGTTACGACAAGATCGAATTGGTTTACAATCAATTTAAGAATGCCGCGACACAAATAATCCAAGTAGAGCAGTTTTTACCGTTGCAGCCAATTGCTTCAGATGTAGTGGTGCCGAGTGTTGATTATATTTTTGAACCATCAAAAGAAGAAATCGTTTTAACACTAATTCCAAAGATGTTAAAGATGCAATTGTACAAAGCCCTTCGCGACTCATTTGCTGCAGAGCACGGAGCGCGTATGACAGCGATGCACAAAGCAACCGACAATGCAACCGAGTTAAGAGATCAGCTTAAGCTTACGTACAACAAAGCACGTCAAGCCGCAATTACCAACGAGATCCTAGAAATCGTAGGTGGAGCAGAAGCATTGAAGAACTAA
- a CDS encoding cysteine desulfurase family protein produces the protein MHISYLDSASTTKTSQRVLDTMLPYFTELYGNASSSHKFGEIVKEAVDKARMQVASIIGAESSEIIFTSGATESVNLALKGFVDANYDKGNHIITVKTEHKAALETCSYLEERGFEVTYLNASKDGTISLQELKDSIRPETLLISVMYVNNETGVIQEISKIGEIARQNNIAFFCDATQAVGKISVDVDRDNIDMLCFSGHKISGPKGVGVLYKKRGIQLTPLIHGGGQEGGLRAGTYNSPAIVGIGKACEIAEAENSNNSEELRNINEYILQKLMDIEGVQIVGNKDSRVSNILNVIVPGLDSNLFIARNNEFAVSNGSACNSNLVQVSHVLKAMGFTDKECESSVRISFDYNSKIEQIDQVVKILKE, from the coding sequence ATGCATATCAGTTATCTAGACTCTGCAAGTACAACAAAAACTTCACAACGTGTACTTGATACAATGTTGCCGTATTTTACAGAATTATATGGGAATGCTAGTAGCTCTCATAAATTTGGCGAAATAGTAAAAGAAGCGGTAGATAAAGCGCGGATGCAAGTCGCCTCCATAATTGGCGCGGAATCCTCAGAAATTATATTTACTTCGGGAGCTACAGAATCTGTAAATCTTGCCTTAAAAGGGTTTGTAGACGCAAACTACGACAAAGGAAATCATATTATCACAGTCAAAACCGAACATAAAGCTGCTTTAGAAACTTGCTCATATTTAGAAGAGCGAGGTTTTGAAGTAACTTATTTAAATGCTTCAAAAGATGGTACAATTTCACTGCAGGAATTAAAAGATTCTATTAGGCCAGAAACGCTATTGATTTCAGTAATGTACGTTAATAACGAAACAGGAGTTATCCAAGAAATTTCGAAAATTGGGGAAATAGCTCGGCAGAATAATATTGCATTTTTCTGTGATGCCACTCAAGCTGTTGGGAAAATTTCTGTCGATGTCGATCGTGATAATATAGATATGCTATGTTTTAGCGGCCACAAAATTAGCGGCCCAAAAGGAGTAGGAGTCCTTTATAAAAAGAGAGGAATTCAACTTACTCCGCTCATTCATGGAGGAGGACAAGAAGGTGGGCTTCGCGCTGGTACTTACAACTCTCCAGCAATAGTTGGTATAGGTAAAGCATGCGAAATAGCAGAAGCTGAAAATTCTAATAATTCTGAAGAGTTGCGCAACATCAATGAATATATTCTGCAAAAATTAATGGATATTGAAGGTGTTCAAATAGTCGGAAATAAAGATTCACGAGTATCGAATATTCTAAATGTCATTGTTCCTGGTTTAGATTCAAATTTATTTATAGCAAGAAATAATGAATTCGCTGTAAGCAATGGCTCCGCGTGCAATTCAAATTTAGTGCAAGTTTCACATGTTTTGAAAGCGATGGGCTTTACTGATAAAGAATGTGAAAGCTCAGTTAGAATTTCCTTTGATTACAATTCTAAAATTGAACAAATCGACCAGGTTGTTAAAATATTAAAAGAGTAA